The Chryseobacterium aureum genome contains a region encoding:
- a CDS encoding endonuclease/exonuclease/phosphatase family protein translates to MKSNQILLFIHIAVAVLLLCTLGNAWIPPNLLGTLNLLSLGFPYLITAHIVLTLVWIFKKQKIAIAFALGTVIFYNPIRRWINFSPKTENVKTIRDIKVLTFNVKYGEYGWDKVKNYIKEQDADIILVQEKDTNRAIKRDLIKYPSVILKTKHKIVRQAELIDEKARGNSFYADIDINGKVIRIINVYLEPFRLHKSMFTKLEGLGLGNVSTLLSHMTPTFQAHEDQVKRIRKMVDLSPYPVILAGDFNSVPNSYEYYNLGKDLQDAFLVAGKGSASSFHDYKVPLRIDYIFSSKSIIPLSYKVDQTVKLSDHYPVIAEFLLN, encoded by the coding sequence ATGAAGTCGAATCAGATATTACTATTTATACATATAGCTGTTGCTGTGTTGCTGCTGTGCACGCTGGGGAATGCATGGATTCCACCCAATCTTCTGGGGACTCTTAATTTGCTTTCGCTGGGTTTCCCCTACCTGATAACAGCACATATCGTTCTTACGCTGGTATGGATTTTCAAAAAACAAAAAATAGCAATAGCTTTTGCTCTGGGAACAGTTATTTTCTATAACCCCATCAGACGATGGATCAACTTTTCACCCAAAACAGAAAATGTAAAAACAATACGAGATATTAAAGTATTGACTTTTAATGTGAAATATGGTGAGTACGGATGGGATAAAGTAAAAAACTATATCAAAGAACAGGATGCAGATATTATTCTTGTTCAGGAAAAAGATACCAACCGCGCTATAAAGCGTGATCTTATCAAATATCCGTCTGTTATTCTGAAAACCAAACATAAAATTGTAAGACAGGCAGAACTGATTGATGAAAAAGCCCGTGGAAATTCATTCTATGCTGATATTGACATCAATGGTAAGGTAATTCGTATTATCAATGTTTATCTGGAACCCTTCAGACTTCACAAATCAATGTTTACAAAGCTTGAAGGACTTGGGCTGGGCAATGTTTCCACACTGCTGTCCCATATGACGCCTACATTTCAGGCCCATGAAGATCAGGTGAAAAGAATCAGAAAAATGGTGGATTTATCACCTTACCCGGTTATTTTAGCAGGAGATTTTAATTCTGTTCCTAACTCTTATGAGTATTATAATCTCGGAAAAGATCTTCAGGATGCCTTTCTGGTAGCAGGAAAAGGCAGTGCAAGCAGTTTTCATGATTATAAGGTCCCTTTGAGAATAGATTATATCTTCAGCTCAAAATCGATAATTCCTTTAAGCTATAAAGTAGATCAGACTGTGAAATTATCGGATCACTATCCTGTAATTGCAGAATTTCTGCTAAATTAG
- the mutL gene encoding DNA mismatch repair endonuclease MutL translates to MSDIIQLLPDHVANQIAAGEVVQRPASIVKELLENAIDADATKIELIIRDAGKNLIQVVDDGKGMSETDARMAFERHATSKIKGTEDIFKIATKGFRGEALASIAAVSQVELRTKQKDTSIGTNIYIEGGVFQFQDPVQTADGSNFLVKNLFYNVPARRKFLKNNNIEFRHVIDEFQRVALAHENLEFSLFHDDEAVFRLRKGSQMQRIVDVFGRKLQPLLIPIKEDIIWCKLHGFVAKPEGAKKARGEQFLFVNGRYFRSPYFNKAVQEAFEGLLQPGYVPSFFLFLELDPEKIDVNIHPQKTEVKFEDEHLIFALLRSTIKRSLGIYNVSPSLDFDRDPELDEMMNKPVPSKGNGGGTGGGVFKMPEIIVDKDYNPFLEEKNVVHPEEIQNLTEMYHQNITAEPSKINLFEDEDFDEDLMRLPNGYWLFNKGDVTLMLDLGRMHRLLVSEGNKSTRKSNTNSHALLFSLEYHMNEIEKTKYNSIKKYLPELGFDMKIAHESVLRIDSLPEGLKETQAMKFLENLFEILDYKTEEEFLQYYHNQWNKMQSKSRFDFIYKKDAEQLIKDFTALGFPEFLPDGKRCFYEVPFNDFKNKF, encoded by the coding sequence ATGTCAGATATTATTCAGCTTTTACCGGATCATGTAGCTAACCAGATTGCAGCAGGAGAGGTGGTGCAGCGGCCTGCATCCATCGTGAAGGAACTTTTGGAAAATGCTATAGATGCAGATGCAACGAAGATTGAACTGATCATCAGAGATGCCGGGAAAAACCTTATTCAGGTGGTAGATGACGGAAAAGGAATGTCCGAAACAGATGCCCGCATGGCCTTTGAAAGGCATGCTACCTCCAAAATAAAAGGAACAGAAGATATCTTTAAAATCGCTACCAAAGGATTCCGCGGTGAGGCGCTTGCTTCTATTGCAGCGGTTTCCCAGGTGGAATTGAGGACCAAGCAAAAAGATACTTCTATTGGGACGAATATCTATATCGAAGGCGGGGTTTTCCAGTTTCAGGACCCGGTTCAGACAGCAGACGGATCAAACTTTCTGGTAAAAAATCTTTTCTATAACGTTCCCGCAAGAAGGAAGTTCTTGAAAAATAATAATATTGAATTCAGACACGTTATTGATGAGTTTCAGCGTGTTGCACTGGCTCATGAGAATCTGGAGTTTTCCCTGTTTCATGATGATGAAGCGGTTTTCAGGCTGAGGAAAGGAAGTCAGATGCAGCGTATTGTAGATGTTTTCGGAAGAAAGCTTCAGCCGCTTTTAATTCCTATTAAAGAAGATATTATCTGGTGTAAGCTTCATGGTTTTGTGGCTAAGCCTGAAGGGGCAAAGAAAGCAAGAGGTGAGCAGTTTCTTTTTGTAAACGGAAGGTACTTCAGAAGTCCCTATTTCAATAAAGCCGTGCAGGAAGCTTTTGAAGGACTGCTTCAGCCGGGATATGTGCCTTCGTTTTTCCTTTTCCTGGAACTTGATCCGGAGAAAATAGATGTGAATATCCATCCGCAGAAAACAGAAGTGAAATTTGAGGACGAGCACCTTATTTTTGCTTTGCTTCGTTCAACGATTAAAAGGTCTTTAGGAATTTATAATGTTTCTCCAAGCCTTGATTTCGACAGAGATCCGGAGCTGGATGAAATGATGAATAAACCTGTTCCAAGCAAAGGAAATGGAGGAGGAACCGGCGGGGGGGTGTTCAAAATGCCTGAAATCATTGTAGATAAAGACTATAACCCTTTCCTGGAAGAAAAAAATGTAGTACATCCGGAAGAGATTCAGAACCTGACCGAAATGTACCACCAGAACATTACGGCAGAACCGTCAAAGATTAATTTGTTTGAAGATGAAGATTTTGACGAAGATCTGATGAGGCTTCCGAACGGGTACTGGCTTTTCAATAAAGGAGATGTAACCTTAATGCTTGATTTGGGAAGAATGCACAGACTGCTGGTTTCTGAGGGGAATAAATCTACCAGAAAATCAAACACAAACAGCCATGCACTTCTCTTCTCTCTGGAGTATCATATGAATGAAATTGAAAAGACAAAATACAATTCCATAAAAAAATATCTTCCGGAATTAGGGTTTGACATGAAAATTGCTCATGAAAGTGTACTTCGAATAGATTCACTTCCTGAAGGGCTGAAAGAAACCCAGGCCATGAAGTTTCTGGAAAACCTTTTTGAGATTCTGGATTACAAGACGGAAGAAGAATTTTTGCAGTATTATCATAACCAGTGGAATAAAATGCAGTCGAAGTCAAGATTTGACTTTATTTATAAAAAAGATGCGGAACAGCTTATCAAAGACTTTACAGCATTAGGCTTCCCGGAGTTTTTACCGGACGGCAAGAGATGTTTTTATGAAGTTCCGTTTAACGACTTTAAAAACAAATTTTAA
- a CDS encoding YoaK family protein, with amino-acid sequence MLRNYSNSRTLGDNIRLGTLTAFTAGTINIASLLIFLSFTSNVTGHYAILAAEISKGNWAQVGVVGGWIFLFFFGSFVSNFIVINFNKKSKYFAHAMPIVLEIICLLFVGIYGQFYYQKTLEETEYLVALMLFATGLQNGLTASISNFSVKTTHLTGTTTDLGILVSMFTQKKYRKNGELIGRAKLLMSIMLAYVTGAVFSGLTYYYLEFRVFYVISICLLIVIGYDAYKIHIRHFNTKYRYSRIYKKPNLFAYLYDKIHGIPKSEKKRKLAFED; translated from the coding sequence ATGTTAAGAAATTATAGTAACAGCAGGACATTGGGAGACAATATCAGATTGGGAACGCTGACTGCCTTCACAGCAGGTACTATAAACATTGCTTCCCTATTGATATTCCTCTCTTTTACATCAAATGTAACAGGACACTACGCTATTTTAGCAGCAGAGATCAGTAAAGGAAACTGGGCTCAGGTAGGCGTCGTAGGAGGATGGATCTTTTTGTTCTTCTTCGGAAGCTTTGTATCCAACTTTATTGTCATTAACTTTAATAAGAAAAGTAAATACTTTGCCCATGCCATGCCCATTGTGCTGGAAATCATATGTCTTCTTTTCGTAGGTATATACGGGCAATTTTATTATCAGAAAACGTTAGAAGAAACAGAATATCTAGTTGCGCTGATGCTTTTTGCCACCGGGCTTCAAAACGGATTAACGGCAAGTATCTCCAACTTCTCTGTAAAAACAACCCACCTTACCGGAACCACTACTGACCTTGGAATCCTGGTATCCATGTTTACACAGAAAAAATACAGGAAAAACGGAGAGCTGATCGGCAGGGCAAAACTGTTAATGAGTATTATGCTGGCTTATGTAACGGGAGCGGTATTCTCAGGTCTGACTTATTATTACCTGGAATTCAGAGTGTTCTATGTGATTAGCATATGCTTGCTGATTGTTATCGGATATGATGCTTATAAAATTCATATTCGCCACTTCAATACAAAATACAGATACAGCAGGATTTATAAAAAGCCCAATCTTTTTGCCTATTTGTATGATAAAATCCATGGAATTCCGAAAAGTGAGAAGAAAAGAAAGCTTGCCTTTGAGGATTAA
- a CDS encoding GatB/YqeY domain-containing protein codes for MSLENTISEAIKTAMREKDRVALDSLRAVKSQILLLKTEARGAEVSAEQEIAILQRMIKQRKDSFEQFTAQGRQDLAEVEEAQSKVIEKFLPKQLTAEELETEIKNIISETGAESIKDLGKVMGAASKALAGKSDGKSISEMAKKLLS; via the coding sequence ATGAGTTTAGAAAATACAATAAGCGAAGCGATAAAAACAGCCATGAGAGAAAAAGACAGAGTCGCTCTGGATTCTCTTCGTGCCGTAAAATCCCAGATTCTTCTTTTAAAAACAGAAGCAAGAGGTGCTGAAGTTTCTGCTGAGCAGGAAATTGCCATTCTGCAGAGAATGATCAAGCAGCGTAAAGATTCTTTTGAGCAGTTCACTGCCCAAGGCAGACAGGATCTTGCAGAAGTAGAAGAAGCTCAGAGTAAAGTCATTGAGAAGTTTTTACCTAAACAGCTTACTGCTGAAGAATTAGAAACAGAAATTAAAAATATTATTTCTGAAACCGGAGCTGAATCTATTAAAGATTTAGGGAAGGTAATGGGAGCTGCCTCCAAAGCATTAGCCGGAAAATCTGACGGGAAAAGTATTTCCGAGATGGCTAAAAAGCTCCTTTCATAA
- a CDS encoding endonuclease/exonuclease/phosphatase family protein, whose amino-acid sequence MKIFRLILLILHLGILFLLLVTLLNAYVPPKIFPWFNLLSLGFPVLIIVYVVLTVFWVISWKKRAFVFMFLGLAFINPVKRWVNYSSPKPGGSEIKVLTFNTRANKVRGEALGDYLKSQNADVILLQEDPGESYEFAGYQKFNSHFGLVVLTKHKIISQKVIEPNDENIWTPGIMADIEINGKVYRFVDVYLHPFRFEKKMVELNGDTNANEQKVKDIVKRLIPTFKKHQDQVDLISEAVKNSPYPVILTGDFNSVPNSYEYYHLSEGLEDTFLSAGKGSATSFHDYKFPIRIDYVFSSKSLKAISYQVDRSISISDHYPVIVKFSTEP is encoded by the coding sequence GTGAAGATCTTCCGACTTATACTGCTCATCCTGCATTTGGGAATTCTATTTCTGTTGCTGGTCACATTATTGAACGCTTATGTTCCGCCTAAGATTTTTCCGTGGTTTAATTTGCTTTCTTTAGGTTTCCCGGTGCTTATTATAGTTTATGTTGTTTTAACGGTATTCTGGGTAATCAGCTGGAAAAAAAGAGCTTTTGTATTCATGTTTTTAGGGCTGGCTTTTATCAATCCTGTAAAAAGATGGGTGAATTATTCCTCTCCCAAGCCGGGAGGGTCTGAAATAAAAGTGTTAACTTTTAATACAAGGGCTAATAAGGTAAGAGGTGAAGCACTGGGGGATTATCTGAAGTCTCAGAATGCGGATGTAATTCTTTTACAGGAAGATCCCGGGGAGTCTTATGAATTTGCAGGATATCAAAAATTTAACTCACATTTCGGCTTGGTTGTTTTAACGAAACATAAAATTATCAGCCAAAAAGTTATAGAACCTAATGATGAGAATATATGGACTCCTGGTATAATGGCTGATATAGAAATCAATGGAAAAGTATATCGGTTTGTTGATGTCTATCTTCACCCGTTCCGTTTTGAAAAAAAGATGGTGGAACTTAATGGGGATACAAATGCCAATGAACAAAAGGTAAAAGATATTGTAAAAAGGCTTATCCCTACCTTTAAAAAACATCAGGATCAGGTAGATCTCATCAGTGAAGCGGTTAAAAATTCACCCTATCCTGTTATTCTGACAGGAGATTTCAATTCTGTTCCTAATTCATATGAATACTATCATTTATCTGAAGGGCTTGAAGATACTTTTTTGTCAGCAGGAAAAGGAAGTGCCACCAGTTTTCACGATTATAAATTCCCGATCAGAATCGATTATGTTTTCTCATCAAAATCATTAAAGGCAATATCTTATCAGGTTGACCGTTCTATAAGTATTTCAGATCATTACCCTGTCATCGTAAAATTTTCTACAGAACCTTAA
- a CDS encoding BrxA/BrxB family bacilliredoxin gives MYPTDLVMPMKAELTDKGFQDLTTPAQVEDALKQSGTTLLVINSVCGCAAGAARPGVVYSLTGDKKPDHLTTVFAGFDTEAVVEARKHLAPFPPSSPCVALFKDGELVHMLERHHIEGNPAGAIAANLQAAYDEYC, from the coding sequence ATGTATCCAACAGATTTGGTAATGCCTATGAAGGCAGAACTTACAGATAAAGGTTTCCAGGATTTAACAACTCCGGCTCAGGTAGAAGACGCTTTGAAGCAGTCCGGAACCACATTATTGGTCATCAATTCTGTATGCGGCTGTGCAGCAGGAGCTGCAAGACCAGGAGTAGTATACTCTTTAACGGGAGATAAGAAACCTGATCATTTAACAACTGTATTTGCAGGATTTGATACTGAGGCCGTAGTAGAAGCCAGAAAACACCTTGCTCCCTTCCCCCCAAGTTCTCCATGTGTAGCACTTTTCAAAGACGGTGAATTGGTTCACATGCTGGAAAGACACCACATTGAAGGAAACCCTGCAGGAGCAATTGCTGCCAACCTTCAGGCTGCATACGATGAGTATTGCTAG
- a CDS encoding rhomboid family intramembrane serine protease — protein sequence MFNNIPPITRNIIIINVIVYLVANFLLPNLYNTLSGFYPFSPNFKSWQIITHMFMHAPLKESGGIMHILFNMFTLFSFGPILEQMLGDKKYLILYFASGLGSFFLFNLWNFVEAQQIISGLQSLGLSASEIYPKAALDYVGSMKISATTIEGQELSSQYYALLKTPMLGASGAIFGVIAAFATLYPDAKIGIMFIPVPIKVKYLLPIIVVVSIYLGISGNGGGVAHLAHVGGALVGWLLARIWKKHLYRFN from the coding sequence ATGTTTAACAATATACCGCCGATAACCAGAAATATCATTATCATTAATGTTATTGTTTATTTGGTTGCTAATTTTCTGCTTCCGAACTTATACAATACACTTTCGGGGTTTTATCCTTTTTCTCCTAATTTCAAATCTTGGCAGATCATTACCCATATGTTTATGCATGCCCCGCTTAAGGAAAGTGGAGGGATCATGCATATTTTGTTTAATATGTTCACATTGTTTAGCTTCGGTCCTATTCTGGAGCAGATGCTGGGAGATAAAAAGTATCTGATCTTATATTTTGCGAGTGGCTTAGGGTCATTCTTTCTTTTCAATCTTTGGAACTTTGTGGAAGCACAGCAAATCATTTCAGGGCTGCAGAGCTTAGGCTTAAGCGCTTCTGAAATTTATCCGAAAGCAGCACTTGACTATGTGGGAAGTATGAAGATCAGTGCAACTACAATTGAAGGGCAGGAATTATCCAGCCAGTATTACGCATTATTAAAAACACCTATGCTTGGGGCTTCCGGAGCTATCTTCGGAGTAATAGCCGCATTTGCAACACTGTATCCGGATGCTAAAATCGGAATTATGTTTATTCCTGTTCCCATAAAAGTAAAATACCTGCTGCCCATCATTGTGGTAGTTTCTATTTATCTTGGTATTTCCGGAAACGGAGGCGGTGTTGCCCATCTTGCCCACGTAGGGGGAGCATTGGTAGGTTGGCTGCTGGCAAGGATTTGGAAAAAACATTTGTACAGATTCAATTAA
- a CDS encoding GH3 auxin-responsive promoter family protein has protein sequence MATKALFNTVVNWFIRQRIDQIQNFMDHPIETQKGILFSQLFHAEDTEYGKLYGFNSISSYQDFKNKVPIVTYEEMEPYIEKARQGQKDVSWPGLIKHFAKSSGTTNAKSKFIPISAESLEYCHMKAGKDMVSIYANNHPENQLFNYKNLRLGGSSELYADFNTKFGDLSAILIDNLPFWVEITTTPSKKVSLMGEWESKLKAITSEVKNEDVGSILGVPSWMMVLLQRVLKETNIGSISELWPNLEVFFHGGISFKPYREQFRQIIGKNINYYEIYNASEGFFGIQDRSDSDEMLLMLDYGIFYEFIPMDQFHFSNPKVVSLEDVEVGKNYAMVITTNGGLWRYLIGDTVVFTSTNPFRIKITGRTKHYINAFGEELMITNVESALAKACELTGAQITDFTGAPVFMKGNEGGAHEWIFEFSQHPDNLDCFIDAFDKHLKTINSDYEAKRYNNITLKRPIVHIAKSNLFYHWLEAKGKLGGQNKVPRLSNDREYIDPLLEMNK, from the coding sequence ATGGCAACCAAAGCACTTTTCAACACCGTAGTTAACTGGTTTATCCGCCAAAGGATAGATCAGATACAGAATTTCATGGACCATCCCATTGAAACACAGAAAGGTATACTCTTTTCTCAGCTGTTTCATGCGGAGGATACGGAATATGGTAAGCTATACGGATTCAATTCTATATCAAGTTATCAGGATTTTAAAAACAAGGTTCCTATTGTTACCTATGAAGAAATGGAACCCTATATTGAAAAAGCAAGACAGGGACAAAAGGACGTAAGCTGGCCAGGCCTCATTAAACATTTTGCCAAATCATCAGGAACCACCAATGCCAAGAGCAAATTTATCCCCATCTCTGCAGAAAGTCTTGAATACTGCCACATGAAGGCTGGAAAAGACATGGTTTCCATTTATGCCAACAACCATCCGGAAAACCAGCTTTTTAACTATAAAAATTTACGCCTTGGGGGAAGCTCAGAATTATACGCAGACTTCAATACAAAATTTGGGGATTTATCTGCTATTTTGATCGATAACCTGCCGTTTTGGGTAGAAATTACCACCACCCCGAGCAAGAAAGTTTCTTTGATGGGAGAATGGGAAAGCAAACTGAAAGCAATAACCTCAGAAGTAAAAAATGAAGATGTGGGAAGCATCCTTGGAGTACCCAGCTGGATGATGGTTTTGCTGCAGAGGGTCTTGAAAGAAACCAACATTGGAAGTATTTCGGAGCTCTGGCCTAATCTGGAGGTGTTTTTTCACGGTGGAATCAGTTTCAAGCCCTACAGGGAGCAATTCCGCCAGATCATCGGAAAAAACATCAATTACTACGAAATTTATAATGCCTCTGAAGGCTTCTTTGGGATACAGGACAGATCAGATAGTGATGAAATGCTTCTGATGCTGGATTACGGTATTTTTTACGAATTCATTCCTATGGATCAGTTCCATTTTTCAAATCCGAAGGTTGTGAGCCTGGAAGATGTAGAAGTCGGAAAGAACTATGCGATGGTAATTACCACCAACGGCGGTCTGTGGAGGTACCTGATTGGAGATACCGTTGTTTTCACCTCTACCAACCCGTTCAGAATAAAAATAACCGGAAGAACCAAACATTATATCAACGCTTTTGGGGAAGAACTGATGATTACCAACGTAGAATCTGCCCTTGCCAAGGCCTGCGAATTAACAGGAGCACAGATTACAGATTTCACCGGAGCACCTGTCTTTATGAAAGGAAACGAAGGGGGTGCCCATGAATGGATTTTTGAATTCAGCCAGCATCCGGATAATCTGGACTGCTTTATTGACGCTTTTGATAAACATTTAAAGACCATCAATTCAGACTATGAAGCGAAAAGATACAATAATATAACCCTTAAGAGACCTATTGTACATATCGCTAAAAGCAACCTGTTTTATCATTGGCTGGAAGCTAAAGGAAAGCTTGGAGGGCAAAATAAAGTACCCAGATTAAGCAATGACAGAGAATATATTGATCCATTGCTGGAGATGAATAAATAA